The Flavobacterium commune genome contains a region encoding:
- a CDS encoding YdeI/OmpD-associated family protein — MTLETSYTFSTTIEIIGINPFVYVPKEILKHIFEKAAKSKGPIPVKGAVNSIPYTQTLMKFKGEWRLYINTKMLKNSPKRIGEQIEISISYDSEKREIPIHPKLSEALAENEAANNVFQNLRPSLQHEIIRYIANLKTEESIDKNIPKAIAFLLGKGKFVGREKP, encoded by the coding sequence ATGACACTGGAAACAAGCTATACTTTTTCGACTACTATTGAAATTATAGGAATCAATCCGTTTGTTTATGTGCCTAAAGAAATCTTAAAGCATATTTTTGAAAAAGCAGCGAAATCCAAAGGTCCTATTCCTGTAAAAGGAGCTGTCAATTCTATTCCTTACACCCAAACTTTAATGAAATTTAAAGGCGAGTGGCGCTTGTACATCAATACCAAAATGCTTAAAAACTCTCCTAAAAGAATTGGAGAACAAATAGAAATAAGCATCAGCTATGATTCCGAAAAAAGAGAAATCCCCATACATCCCAAACTTTCAGAAGCTTTAGCTGAAAACGAAGCTGCTAATAACGTATTTCAAAATTTACGTCCTTCATTACAGCATGAAATCATCCGCTATATTGCTAATTTAAAAACAGAGGAAAGCATCGATAAAAATATTCCAAAAGCCATTGCGTTTTTATTGGGAAAAGGAAAATTTGTGGGGAGAGAAAAGCCTTGA
- the rlmD gene encoding 23S rRNA (uracil(1939)-C(5))-methyltransferase RlmD, producing the protein MGRKNTDKVVFHQIKVLDAGAKGVSVAKAPDGKVVFIPNVVPGDVVDVQTFKKRKAYYEGKAVKFHELSEHRVDPICEHFGVCGGCKWQNMNYDQQLFYKHNEVKNHLQRIGKIELPEFDPILGSEKKFFYRNKMEFSFSNSRWLTEAEIGSDEDLGNRNALGFHIPKMWDKILDIKKCHLQEDPSNAIRNEVRDFANANGLTFFNPREHSGLLRTLMLRTASTGEIMLLIQFFENDKANRELLLDHLYAKFPQITSLQYVVNNKANDTLYDQDIKLYKGRDYILEEMEGLKFSINAKSFYQTNSDQAYELYKITRDFAGLTGNETVYDLYTGTGTIAQFVSKKAKKVIGVESVPDAIKDAKANAERNNIDNCEFFVGDMKVVFNDAFIAQHGQPDVIITDPPRDGMHKDVIEQIMKIAPEKVVYVSCNSATQARDLALMDEKYKVTKVRPVDMFPQTHHVENVVLLERR; encoded by the coding sequence ATGGGTAGAAAAAATACAGACAAAGTTGTCTTTCATCAGATAAAAGTCCTTGATGCAGGTGCAAAAGGCGTTTCGGTAGCAAAGGCTCCCGATGGAAAAGTAGTGTTTATTCCGAATGTGGTTCCGGGTGATGTGGTTGATGTGCAAACTTTCAAAAAACGCAAGGCGTATTATGAAGGAAAAGCGGTGAAATTCCACGAGTTATCAGAGCATCGTGTAGATCCTATTTGTGAGCATTTTGGGGTTTGTGGCGGTTGCAAATGGCAAAACATGAACTACGACCAACAATTGTTTTACAAACACAATGAGGTTAAAAATCACTTGCAACGCATAGGAAAAATTGAACTTCCTGAATTTGACCCGATTTTAGGTTCGGAGAAAAAGTTTTTCTACAGAAATAAAATGGAATTTTCGTTTTCTAACAGCCGTTGGTTAACAGAAGCTGAAATTGGAAGCGATGAAGATTTAGGAAATAGAAATGCTCTTGGTTTCCATATTCCAAAAATGTGGGACAAAATCCTGGACATCAAAAAATGTCATTTACAAGAAGATCCTTCAAACGCTATTAGAAATGAAGTTCGCGATTTTGCTAATGCAAATGGTTTGACTTTCTTTAACCCGAGAGAACATTCCGGTTTGTTAAGAACCTTAATGTTACGTACGGCTTCAACCGGAGAAATCATGCTTTTGATTCAGTTTTTCGAAAATGATAAAGCCAACAGAGAATTGTTGCTGGATCATCTTTATGCCAAATTCCCTCAAATTACTTCATTGCAATATGTGGTAAATAACAAGGCAAATGATACACTTTACGATCAGGACATCAAATTGTACAAAGGTCGTGATTACATCCTGGAAGAAATGGAAGGTTTGAAATTTAGCATCAATGCCAAATCTTTTTACCAAACCAACTCCGATCAGGCTTATGAATTATACAAAATAACGAGAGATTTTGCCGGATTAACAGGAAATGAAACCGTTTACGATTTATACACCGGAACAGGAACCATTGCGCAGTTTGTTTCTAAAAAAGCAAAAAAAGTAATTGGTGTCGAAAGTGTTCCTGATGCCATTAAAGACGCTAAGGCCAATGCCGAACGCAATAACATAGACAATTGTGAGTTTTTTGTAGGTGATATGAAAGTAGTTTTCAATGACGCTTTTATTGCACAACACGGACAACCGGACGTCATTATCACCGACCCACCACGTGACGGAATGCACAAAGACGTAATTGAACAAATTATGAAAATTGCTCCTGAAAAAGTAGTGTATGTAAGTTGTAATTCGGCTACACAAGCCCGTGATTTGGCTTTAATGGACGAAAAATACAAAGTAACTAAAGTGCGTCCTGTGGATATGTTTCCGCAAACGCATCATGTGGAAAATGTAGTACTTTTAGAAAGAAGATAA
- a CDS encoding DUF6452 family protein — protein MKKTILLLLLFCFSFSGCEKDDICDGNTLTTPRMVITFYDISNPSVEKSVTNLSIFGDGMEEAVNFDGNTLINGSTVSIPLKVDADEVKFRFILNFGNSNTALINEDVLTFKYSRETIFVSRACGFKTNFTLDPISPFVHTDAATPDLLWIQYLAVEKYSIANENETHLKIYF, from the coding sequence ATGAAGAAAACGATACTGCTTTTATTGCTGTTTTGCTTCTCTTTCTCCGGTTGTGAGAAAGACGATATTTGTGATGGCAATACCCTTACCACACCCCGAATGGTCATTACATTTTATGACATCAGTAACCCTTCGGTTGAAAAAAGTGTGACCAATCTAAGCATATTTGGTGATGGAATGGAAGAAGCTGTTAATTTTGACGGAAACACTCTAATTAACGGAAGTACGGTTTCTATTCCTCTAAAAGTAGATGCCGATGAAGTTAAATTTCGTTTTATCTTAAATTTTGGCAATAGCAATACGGCTCTGATAAACGAAGACGTATTAACTTTTAAATACAGCAGAGAAACCATTTTTGTATCTCGTGCCTGTGGTTTTAAAACTAATTTTACTTTAGACCCAATTTCGCCATTTGTTCACACCGATGCGGCAACTCCGGATTTATTATGGATACAATATCTTGCAGTAGAAAAATATAGTATAGCTAACGAAAATGAAACACACCTTAAAATATATTTTTAG
- a CDS encoding DUF6048 family protein, with translation MKHTLKYIFSSCLILSLFFANAQNTQAPSTKPKKDTISTGIIPKKAAVATKTDVITKTDSIAPAVKTNRYGVRLGVDLFKLSRSFYDNNYKGIELVGDYRWDKKHYIAAEVGNENKTTDDARLNFTTKGSYLKVGFDYNGYENWLDMENIISIGLRYGFSTFNQELNTYKIYNPNQYFGETPSLASGQKYNGLTASWIEVVAGMKAKVFNNVFLGFSLRLNRLITNKQPDNFENLYIPGFNRTYNGDFGVGFNYTVTYFVPIFKKKVVPVETKKK, from the coding sequence ATGAAACACACCTTAAAATATATTTTTAGTAGCTGTCTTATTTTGTCTTTGTTTTTTGCAAATGCACAAAATACTCAAGCTCCTTCAACAAAGCCCAAAAAGGATACTATTTCGACCGGAATTATCCCTAAAAAGGCTGCTGTGGCTACCAAAACCGATGTAATAACTAAAACCGATTCAATTGCTCCAGCCGTAAAAACCAATCGTTATGGAGTGCGCTTGGGAGTAGATTTATTCAAATTAAGCCGTAGTTTTTATGATAATAACTACAAAGGAATCGAGCTTGTAGGAGATTACCGTTGGGATAAAAAACATTATATCGCCGCCGAAGTTGGTAATGAAAATAAAACTACCGATGATGCCCGCCTGAATTTCACTACCAAAGGTTCGTACCTGAAAGTAGGTTTTGATTATAACGGTTATGAAAACTGGCTGGATATGGAGAACATTATTTCGATAGGTTTGCGCTACGGTTTTAGTACTTTTAATCAGGAATTGAATACTTATAAAATTTATAATCCAAATCAATATTTTGGAGAAACACCGTCTCTAGCTTCGGGTCAAAAATACAACGGTCTTACAGCAAGCTGGATTGAAGTGGTTGCCGGAATGAAAGCTAAAGTTTTTAACAACGTATTTTTAGGTTTCAGCCTTCGTTTGAACCGATTGATTACCAACAAACAACCTGACAATTTTGAAAACCTTTATATTCCTGGCTTTAACCGAACGTATAATGGGGATTTTGGTGTTGGTTTTAATTACACGGTAACTTATTTTGTTCCAATTTTCAAAAAGAAAGTCGTTCCTGTGGAAACAAAGAAAAAATAG
- a CDS encoding THUMP domain-containing class I SAM-dependent RNA methyltransferase: protein MEENFKMIAKTFFGFEEILATELKNLGAQDVEQGVRMVSFKGDKGFMYKANLSLRTALKILKPIYSFRANNEKALYKGVSGVNWSKFINANQTFVIDTTAHSEYFKHTEFVSQKCKDAIVDQFRERTGQRPSIDKVHPDLRINIHIDKDQVSVALDTSGNALNQRGYRTSTNIAPINEVLAAGILLLSGWDGQSDFLDPMCGSGTFLAEAAMIACNIPANINRKEFAFEKWKDWDNDLFDKITDSLLGKVREFHHTIKGYDKAPSAVSKAKENIRNANLEEYVSIEGNNFFDSEKTSEGKLHIVFNPPYDERLDIHMEEFYKNIGDTLKQSYPGTNAWFITGNLEALKFVGLRPSRKIKLFNAGLEARLVKYEMYEGSKRTKFQERS from the coding sequence ATGGAAGAAAATTTTAAGATGATTGCCAAAACCTTTTTTGGTTTTGAAGAAATATTAGCCACTGAATTAAAAAATTTAGGAGCACAAGACGTAGAGCAGGGAGTAAGAATGGTGAGTTTTAAAGGTGATAAAGGTTTTATGTACAAGGCCAATTTGTCTTTGCGTACTGCATTAAAAATCTTAAAACCTATTTATTCTTTTAGAGCCAATAATGAAAAAGCTTTGTATAAAGGAGTTTCGGGTGTTAATTGGTCAAAATTTATCAATGCCAATCAGACTTTTGTGATTGATACTACAGCGCATTCAGAATATTTTAAGCATACCGAATTTGTTTCTCAAAAATGTAAAGATGCCATTGTGGATCAGTTCAGAGAAAGAACAGGGCAACGTCCAAGTATTGATAAAGTACATCCGGATTTAAGAATTAACATTCATATTGATAAAGATCAGGTTTCGGTAGCTTTGGACACATCAGGAAACGCATTGAATCAACGTGGTTACAGAACATCGACGAATATAGCACCGATAAACGAAGTCTTGGCAGCGGGAATTTTGTTGCTTTCGGGTTGGGATGGACAGAGTGATTTTCTGGATCCTATGTGTGGTTCGGGAACTTTCCTTGCCGAAGCAGCTATGATTGCCTGCAACATTCCTGCAAATATTAACCGTAAAGAATTTGCTTTCGAAAAATGGAAGGACTGGGATAATGATTTGTTTGACAAAATTACCGATAGTTTATTAGGGAAAGTTCGCGAGTTTCATCATACGATTAAAGGTTATGATAAAGCACCGTCGGCGGTAAGTAAAGCGAAAGAGAATATTCGAAATGCAAATCTGGAAGAATATGTTAGTATTGAAGGAAATAATTTCTTTGATAGCGAAAAAACTTCGGAAGGAAAATTACATATTGTTTTTAATCCGCCTTATGATGAGCGTTTGGATATTCACATGGAAGAATTTTATAAAAATATTGGCGATACTTTAAAACAAAGTTATCCGGGAACAAACGCCTGGTTTATCACAGGAAATCTGGAAGCACTGAAATTTGTAGGTTTGCGACCATCCAGAAAAATCAAATTATTCAACGCTGGACTCGAAGCCCGATTGGTAAAATATGAAATGTACGAAGGAAGTAAACGTACTAAGTTTCAGGAGAGAAGTTAG
- a CDS encoding SAM-dependent methyltransferase, producing MSEAQETTNTNQDQPNETWFSSWFDTPYYHILYKERNDKEAQLFMDNLTHYLNLPEKAKVLDLACGKGRHAIYLNQLGFDVIGADLSENSIAEASKNSNDTLHFKVHDMREEFEEKYDAIFNLFTSFGYFENDDDNLTTLKAIKNSLSDYGFAVIDFMNVNQVIETLVPEEVKTVDGIDFHLKRYVADGHIFKEIDFEDQGHKYHFTEKVKALTLQDFETMMEEAGIYLLDIFGDYKLKKFHKTESERLILIFK from the coding sequence ATGTCCGAAGCACAAGAAACAACTAATACAAATCAAGACCAACCAAATGAAACATGGTTCAGCTCCTGGTTTGACACTCCCTATTATCACATTCTCTACAAAGAACGAAATGACAAAGAAGCACAGCTTTTCATGGATAACTTAACACATTATTTAAATCTTCCTGAAAAAGCTAAAGTCTTGGATTTAGCTTGTGGCAAAGGTCGTCACGCTATCTATTTGAACCAATTGGGTTTTGATGTCATTGGTGCTGATTTATCTGAAAACAGCATTGCTGAAGCCAGCAAAAATTCGAATGATACCCTGCATTTTAAAGTACACGACATGCGCGAAGAATTCGAAGAAAAGTATGATGCCATTTTTAATTTGTTTACCAGTTTTGGTTATTTCGAAAATGATGACGACAATTTAACGACTTTAAAAGCCATCAAAAACAGTTTATCAGACTATGGATTTGCCGTAATTGACTTTATGAATGTCAATCAGGTAATTGAAACCCTGGTTCCCGAAGAAGTAAAAACAGTGGACGGAATCGATTTTCACCTGAAACGCTATGTAGCCGACGGTCATATATTTAAAGAAATTGATTTTGAAGACCAAGGTCATAAATATCATTTTACCGAAAAAGTAAAAGCCCTGACTTTACAGGACTTCGAAACCATGATGGAAGAAGCTGGAATTTATCTTTTGGATATTTTTGGAGATTATAAACTGAAAAAATTTCACAAAACAGAAAGCGAACGACTTATCCTTATTTTCAAATAA
- a CDS encoding ZIP family metal transporter: MNYLLPLLSVLIGYIIALVLKPKKKTNLKLLLAFSGSFLLSLTVMHLLPEIYESHNHGVDESHNHNAGIFIMLGILFQIILEFFSKGAEHGHVHGHPNMSHIPWLLFISLCIHAFLEGFPVGHNHDNLALGIAIHHLPIAIILTSFFINSHLNKQAIFAFMLTFAFMTPLGTFASDYLTPLSHYHNQITAVVIGILFHISSTIIFESSEGHKFNIAKVSMIVLGIILAYFL, translated from the coding sequence ATGAACTACCTTTTACCCTTACTTTCTGTACTAATAGGTTACATCATTGCCTTAGTCCTCAAACCTAAAAAGAAAACCAATCTAAAGTTACTGTTAGCTTTTAGTGGTTCTTTTTTGCTTTCTTTGACGGTAATGCACTTACTCCCTGAGATTTACGAAAGTCACAATCATGGTGTTGATGAAAGTCACAATCACAATGCAGGGATTTTTATTATGCTGGGGATTTTGTTCCAAATTATACTGGAATTTTTCTCAAAAGGTGCCGAGCATGGTCACGTACACGGACACCCTAACATGTCGCATATTCCGTGGTTGTTGTTCATCAGTCTTTGTATTCACGCGTTTTTAGAAGGATTTCCTGTGGGGCATAATCACGATAATTTAGCTCTTGGAATTGCTATTCATCACCTTCCTATTGCTATTATTCTAACTAGCTTTTTCATTAATTCGCATTTAAACAAACAGGCTATTTTTGCCTTCATGCTTACTTTTGCATTTATGACACCATTGGGAACATTCGCCTCTGATTATCTTACTCCTCTAAGCCATTATCATAACCAAATTACCGCTGTAGTAATCGGGATTTTATTTCATATTTCCTCAACTATTATTTTCGAAAGTAGCGAAGGCCATAAATTTAATATTGCTAAAGTTTCGATGATTGTACTGGGAATTATATTGGCATATTTTTTATAA
- the murQ gene encoding N-acetylmuramic acid 6-phosphate etherase, protein MTFIKTTEQSSKYEHLEKMSVSDLLSNINNEDKTVPLAVEKALPQIETLVTQIVAKMKLGGRLFYIGAGTSGRLGVVDASECPPTFGVPFDLVVGIIAGGDKAIRKAVENAEDNATQAWIDLQEFNINENDVVIGIAASGTTPYVIGGLETCNKNNIITGSISCNAGSPLSQTARFPIDVVVGPEFVTGSSRMKAGTAQKLVLNMISTATMIQLGKVKGNKMVDMQLSNNKLVDRGTKMIMGEIPVSYEEAAQLLKEHGSVRKAVDFYNNK, encoded by the coding sequence ATGACCTTCATAAAAACCACCGAACAATCCTCAAAATACGAGCATTTAGAAAAGATGTCAGTTTCTGACTTACTTTCTAATATCAATAACGAAGACAAAACCGTTCCGCTTGCTGTTGAAAAAGCCTTGCCTCAAATAGAAACTTTAGTCACTCAAATTGTTGCTAAAATGAAACTGGGTGGGCGTTTATTTTACATTGGAGCCGGAACTTCAGGACGTTTGGGAGTGGTCGATGCATCTGAATGTCCGCCTACTTTTGGTGTTCCATTTGATTTGGTAGTTGGAATTATTGCCGGTGGCGATAAGGCCATTCGCAAAGCGGTAGAAAATGCCGAAGACAATGCAACCCAAGCCTGGATTGATTTACAGGAATTCAACATCAACGAGAATGATGTGGTAATAGGAATTGCAGCTTCCGGAACAACGCCTTATGTTATTGGTGGATTAGAAACTTGCAACAAAAATAATATTATCACGGGAAGCATTTCCTGCAATGCAGGAAGTCCGCTTTCGCAAACAGCAAGATTCCCTATTGATGTTGTTGTAGGTCCAGAATTTGTTACAGGAAGTTCCAGAATGAAAGCCGGAACGGCTCAAAAACTGGTTCTGAATATGATTTCAACTGCTACGATGATTCAATTGGGAAAAGTAAAAGGCAACAAAATGGTCGATATGCAATTAAGTAACAACAAATTGGTAGATCGCGGAACTAAAATGATTATGGGTGAAATTCCTGTAAGCTACGAAGAAGCCGCTCAATTACTGAAAGAACACGGAAGTGTGCGCAAAGCAGTTGATTTTTATAATAATAAATAA
- a CDS encoding DUF6095 family protein, whose protein sequence is MATNKELLSKGVRYLAGALPLLFIGPSLIHNAFMNQQNVWHYLVLGIGIIACLASVYLIFLGLKFMMKALFND, encoded by the coding sequence ATGGCAACAAACAAAGAATTATTATCCAAAGGAGTCCGATACTTAGCAGGCGCTTTGCCCTTGCTTTTTATTGGTCCGTCATTAATTCACAATGCCTTTATGAACCAGCAAAATGTATGGCATTATCTGGTTTTAGGAATCGGAATCATTGCTTGTCTGGCTTCGGTATATCTGATTTTTTTGGGACTGAAATTCATGATGAAAGCTTTATTCAACGATTAA
- a CDS encoding type II toxin-antitoxin system RelE/ParE family toxin: MGKKIIWSSNALEQLEDIHFYILFESKSIQVADKVVDKIFDSTEILKSKPEIYKLDPKKDNNDGSFRVYFVYDYMISYRITPENIQILRIRHTSRKPKNF, encoded by the coding sequence ATGGGGAAGAAAATAATTTGGTCTTCAAATGCTTTAGAACAGCTTGAAGATATTCATTTTTATATTCTTTTTGAAAGCAAATCCATTCAGGTAGCTGACAAAGTAGTCGATAAAATTTTTGACAGTACCGAAATTCTTAAAAGCAAACCGGAAATCTACAAACTTGACCCAAAAAAGGATAACAACGATGGCAGTTTTCGGGTTTATTTTGTTTACGACTATATGATTTCCTATAGAATCACCCCTGAAAACATTCAAATTCTTCGAATTAGACATACGTCAAGAAAACCCAAAAACTTCTAA
- a CDS encoding pentapeptide repeat-containing protein, protein MEDLIHIQKTFDKVVFINKKVSNREFEDCVFKNCDFSNSDFSNNTFMDCEFINCNLSMTSLSGTSLKTVHFSNCKLLGIQFNSCADFMFAVSFNDCILDYASFSNTKMPKTKFNSCSMKEVSFIGTNLSNSVFDNCNLDNAVFNDTELKEVNFLTAYNYKIDPEFNPMRKAKFSMQGIPGLLDKYDIKIQ, encoded by the coding sequence ATGGAAGACTTAATTCATATTCAAAAAACATTCGACAAAGTCGTTTTTATAAACAAAAAAGTCAGCAACCGCGAATTTGAAGACTGTGTTTTTAAAAACTGTGATTTCTCCAATAGTGATTTTTCAAATAATACTTTTATGGATTGCGAATTCATTAATTGCAATCTTTCGATGACTTCTTTAAGCGGGACAAGTTTGAAAACAGTTCATTTTTCAAATTGCAAATTACTTGGAATTCAGTTTAACAGCTGTGCCGATTTTATGTTTGCTGTAAGTTTCAATGATTGCATTTTAGATTACGCTTCTTTTTCGAATACAAAAATGCCGAAAACCAAGTTCAATTCCTGTTCAATGAAAGAAGTGAGTTTCATTGGAACAAACCTTTCCAATTCGGTTTTTGATAATTGTAATTTAGACAATGCCGTTTTTAATGATACTGAACTCAAGGAAGTCAATTTCCTGACAGCTTACAATTATAAAATTGATCCTGAATTCAACCCGATGCGAAAAGCTAAATTTTCGATGCAGGGAATCCCGGGACTTTTAGACAAATACGACATTAAAATTCAATAG
- a CDS encoding DUF922 domain-containing protein gives MKINILIILSFIILNSCSPRITPTIISKQNPISDDTYILVLNKDDDFKNDGIQIGTIKSTDKGFSTHCSFDEIIEQYKKICRENGANIIKINEHKVPDLKSSCDRIEATIYKVPNYKIHENTIEWSKERKLTWFDFKRKPASDNYPFGAETSCTFTLKSNTVSLINKPKIKITNSFHCDESWVKTKNLENQSLLEHEQLHFDLSEIYARKLRKIISENKFNSFNLVKESNKLFYEYFDLNKERQILYDKETNHGRDTLEQKKWKKMIETELKQLDEFAAN, from the coding sequence ATGAAAATAAATATTTTAATCATTTTATCGTTCATTATTCTGAATTCTTGTTCACCTAGAATTACCCCTACAATAATTTCTAAACAAAATCCAATCTCTGATGATACATATATTTTAGTATTAAATAAAGATGATGATTTTAAAAATGATGGAATACAAATTGGAACAATAAAATCTACCGACAAAGGATTTTCTACACATTGCAGTTTTGATGAAATTATAGAACAATACAAAAAGATATGTCGAGAAAATGGGGCTAATATTATTAAAATAAATGAGCACAAAGTACCTGATTTAAAAAGTTCTTGTGATCGTATAGAAGCAACAATTTACAAGGTTCCTAATTATAAAATTCATGAAAACACAATAGAATGGTCTAAAGAAAGAAAACTTACTTGGTTTGATTTTAAGCGTAAACCTGCTTCAGACAACTACCCTTTTGGTGCTGAAACTAGTTGCACATTTACCCTCAAATCAAATACTGTCTCTTTAATTAACAAACCAAAAATAAAAATCACAAACTCTTTCCATTGTGATGAAAGTTGGGTCAAAACAAAGAACTTAGAAAATCAATCTCTTTTAGAACATGAACAATTACATTTTGATTTAAGTGAAATATATGCTCGAAAATTGAGGAAAATAATTTCTGAAAATAAATTCAACTCATTTAACTTAGTCAAAGAATCTAACAAACTATTTTATGAATATTTTGATTTAAACAAAGAAAGACAAATTCTATACGACAAAGAAACTAATCACGGAAGAGATACTTTAGAGCAAAAAAAATGGAAAAAAATGATTGAAACTGAACTAAAGCAATTAGATGAATTTGCCGCAAATTAA
- a CDS encoding DNA topoisomerase IV: protein MTIKKTLLIFPLLLIIVTSCYNAERNCKYFKTGKFRFEYEVDGVKKVTLFERNDSIEIETFEGKTDTASIRWVNDCEYVLKKLHPKNMAEEKSIGMKILTTSGNSYTFEFGIVGSDQKQKGTVTKIGEL, encoded by the coding sequence ATGACTATAAAAAAAACATTACTCATTTTTCCTTTACTTTTGATAATTGTAACTTCCTGCTATAATGCAGAACGTAACTGTAAATATTTTAAAACCGGAAAATTCCGTTTTGAATATGAAGTAGACGGCGTAAAAAAAGTAACCCTTTTTGAACGCAACGACAGTATCGAAATTGAAACATTCGAAGGAAAAACTGATACAGCTTCTATCCGCTGGGTAAACGATTGCGAATATGTGCTAAAAAAACTGCATCCCAAAAATATGGCGGAAGAAAAATCAATTGGTATGAAAATCTTGACGACTTCAGGAAATTCATATACCTTTGAATTTGGTATTGTAGGTTCTGACCAAAAACAAAAAGGAACTGTAACTAAAATTGGTGAATTATAA
- a CDS encoding TerC family protein, whose protein sequence is MEVFLNPDAWIALLTLTFLEIVLGIDNIIFISIATGKLPEESRKKATKIGMFLAMFMRIILLFGITILIAMKEPWFTINFSWIDAQISGQSIILLLGGLFLIYKSTNEIREKVDHKGEEEKEIGKSAAKSFSSVIVQIILIDLVFSFDSILTAVGMTSGVPGALYIMVTAVIISVLIMMQFAVPVGTFVNKNPSIQILGLSFLILIGLMLITESAHLSNALIFGSHVTPIPKGYLYFAISFSLLVEVLNMKTTRKK, encoded by the coding sequence ATGGAAGTATTTTTAAATCCTGATGCCTGGATCGCTTTATTAACATTAACTTTTCTGGAAATTGTACTGGGAATTGACAACATCATTTTTATATCGATAGCAACAGGAAAGCTGCCTGAGGAAAGTAGAAAAAAAGCAACTAAAATTGGTATGTTTTTAGCCATGTTTATGCGTATCATTCTTCTTTTTGGAATTACCATTTTAATTGCCATGAAAGAACCTTGGTTTACAATTAATTTTAGCTGGATAGATGCTCAAATTTCCGGACAAAGTATCATTCTTTTATTAGGTGGATTGTTCTTAATTTATAAAAGTACCAATGAGATTAGAGAAAAAGTAGATCACAAAGGAGAGGAAGAAAAAGAAATAGGGAAATCGGCGGCAAAATCCTTTAGTAGTGTTATTGTACAAATTATTTTAATTGACTTAGTATTTTCATTTGACAGTATTTTAACAGCTGTGGGGATGACTAGTGGAGTTCCCGGTGCCTTATATATTATGGTTACAGCAGTAATTATTTCGGTATTAATTATGATGCAATTTGCCGTTCCTGTGGGGACTTTTGTAAACAAAAACCCTTCCATTCAAATTTTAGGATTATCATTTTTAATATTAATAGGTTTAATGCTGATTACCGAAAGTGCACATTTATCTAATGCACTAATTTTTGGCAGTCATGTTACACCAATTCCAAAAGGCTATTTGTATTTTGCTATAAGTTTTTCGTTATTGGTTGAAGTATTAAATATGAAAACCACCAGAAAAAAATAA